Proteins encoded within one genomic window of Balaenoptera ricei isolate mBalRic1 chromosome 10, mBalRic1.hap2, whole genome shotgun sequence:
- the KCNA5 gene encoding potassium voltage-gated channel subfamily A member 5, translated as MEVALVPPENGGAMTVRRGEEVRATGGALRCPPTAALSGGLKEPAPRDRGGAERGADPGGRPVPPVPQELPRAKRLPPEDEEGEGDPALGVAEDQVLGSGSLHHQRILINISGLRFETQLGTLAQFPDTLLGDPAKRLRYFDPLRNEYFFDRNRPSFDGILYYYQSGGRLRRPVNVSLDVFADEIRFYQLGDEAMERFREDEGFIKEEEKPLPRNEFQRQVWLIFEYPESSGSARGIAIVSVLVILISIITFCLETLPEFRDERELLRHRPVTHQPPEPHREANGSGEAAPPSGPTAAPLLPRTLADPFFIVETTCVIWFTFELLVRFFACPSKAGFSRNIMNIIDVVAIFPYFITLGTELLEQQPGGGGGQNGQQAMSLAILRVIRLVRVFRIFKLSRHSKGLQILGKTLQASMRELGLLIFFLFIGVILFSSAVYFAEADNQETHFSSIPDAFWWAVVTMTTVGYGDMRPVTVGGKIVGSLCAIAGVLTIALPVPVIVSNFNYFYHRETDHEEQAALKEEQGCQSQGTGPASAGQRKASWSKASPCKAAGSLENADGSRRGSCPLEKCNLKAKSNVDLRRSLYALCLDTSRETDL; from the coding sequence aTGGAGGTCGCTCTGGTGCCCCCGGAGAACGGCGGTGCCATGACCGTCAGGCGAGGAGAGGAGGTCCGGGCCACGGGGGGAGCGCTCCGCTGCCCCCCGACGGCTGCGCTCAGCGGTGGACTCAAGGAGCCAGCGCCAAGGGATCGCGGCGGCGCCGAGAGGGGCGCGGACCCGGGAGGCCGGCCGGTGCCACCGGTGCCCCAGGAGCTGCCCCGGGCTAAACGGCTGCCTCCGGAGGACGAGGAGGGAGAAGGCGACCCCGCTCTGGGCGTGGCGGAGGACCAGGTGCTGGGCTCGGGGTCCCTCCATCACCAGCGCATCCTCATCAACATCTCCGGGCTGCGCTTCGAGACGCAGCTGGGCACCCTGGCGCAGTTCCCCGACACGCTCCTGGGAGACCCCGCCAAGCGCCTGCGCTACTTTGACCCGCTGAGGAACGAGTACTTCTTCGACCGCAACCGGCCCAGCTTCGACGGCATCCTCTACTACTACCAGTCGGGGGGCCGGCTGCGGAGGCCGGTCAACGTCTCCCTGGACGTGTTCGCAGATGAGATCCGCTTCTACCAGTTGGGGGACGAGGCCATGGAGCGCTTCCGAGAGGACGAGGGCTTCatcaaggaggaggagaagccccTGCCCCGCAACGAGTTCCAGCGCCAAGTGTGGCTGATTTTCGAGTACCCCGAGAGCTCGGGTTCCGCGCGGGGCATCGCCATCGTCTCGGTCCTGGTCATCCTCATCTCCATCATCACCTTCTGCCTGGAGACCCTGCCTGAGTTCAGGGATGAACGGGAGCTGCTGCGCCATCGCCCGGTGACCCACCAGCCCCCTGAGCCCCACAGGGAGGCCAATGGCAGCGGGGAAGCGGCGCCTCCCTCTGGCCCGACAGCGGCGCCTCTCCTGCCCAGGACGCTGGCTGACCCCTTCTTCATCGTGGAGACCACGTGCGTCATCTGGTTCACCTTCGAGCTGCTGGTGCGCTTCTTCGCCTGCCCCAGCAAGGCCGGGTTCTCGCGCAACATCATGAACATCATTGACGTGGTGGCCATCTTCCCCTACTTCATCACCCTGGGCACCGAGCTGTTGGAGCAGCAGCCGGGGGGAGGCGGCGGCCAGAACGGGCAGCAGGCCATGTCCCTGGCCATCCTCAGAGTGATCCGCCTGGTCCGGGTGTTCCGCATCTTCAAGCTGTCCCGCCACTCCAAGGGGCTGCAGATCCTGGGCAAGACCCTGCAGGCCTCCATGCGGGAGCTGGGTCTGctcatcttcttcctcttcatcgGGGTCATCCTCTTCTCCAGCGCCGTCTACTTCGCAGAGGCCGACAACCAGGAGACCCACTTCTCCAGCATCCCGGATGCCTTCTGGTGGGCGGTGGTCACCATGACCACGGTGGGCTACGGGGACATGAGGCCTGTCACCGTGGGGGGCAAGATCGTGGGCTCGCTGTGTGCCATCGCCGGGGTCCTCACCATCGCCCTGCCCGTGCCCGTCATCGTCTCCAACttcaactacttctaccaccgggaGACGGACCACGAGGAGCAGGCAGCCCTTAAGGAAGAGCAGGGCTGCCAGAGCCAGGGGACAGGACCGGCCAGCGCAGGCCAGCGGAAGGCCAGCTGGAGCAAGGCGTCCCCCTGCAAGGCTGCGGGGTCCCTGGAGAATGCGGATGGATCTCGAAGGGGCAGCTGCCCCCTGGAGAAGTGTAACCTCAAGGCCAAGAGCAATGTGGATTTGCGGAGATCCCTGTATGCCCTCTGCCTGGACACCAGCCGGGAAACGGATCTGTAA